A region of Desulfolithobacter dissulfuricans DNA encodes the following proteins:
- a CDS encoding peptidoglycan-binding domain-containing protein, which produces MLSLLIHRRGIFLACVMFFASCPGILVSVIAEDGEAEQNYQRFLAIYRQERPTKAELRKALDYLESANLFAPDTYKYVFSMGALNNTLGRWEEASRWLEKARSLASTDQQRHYIQTEFEYCQVQLAKLRVSRWASPGVSISFIMKRGTVEMDQSNIDKLPQRLPVISIGDSSRPLEGTLRRMLRGMDVKMVGKDVFLVVGVEDDISPEVHYERGIKDFYNYFRNQYFEDLPRRLLVVLISSRPHVLVEATRKLYPQVGLPLYAPFLGYYNPADNLIMTTGGRTGYGTLLHEMIHALIEADFPQAPPWLNEGLASLYERTQWTSARLNTLPNWRMDRMREDNIPSLQVLAGKAKEIGLHSNEIAEIRLLLLFLDQRQLVDDLYRMAKEKGSSFSLEEALSALGVNEEDWRLFVKNTFRDYSVAQDRGALSNPDEVRFFQQALNQVLGANLKVDGIWGPSSREKLVEFQTMAQLEPDGIPGPRTMAELKRRYTLTQVKQLEEASNVQVIP; this is translated from the coding sequence ATGTTGTCTCTGCTCATCCACCGAAGGGGGATTTTTTTGGCATGTGTGATGTTTTTTGCGTCCTGCCCTGGAATATTGGTGTCGGTCATTGCCGAGGATGGTGAAGCAGAACAGAATTACCAGCGTTTTCTGGCGATCTACCGTCAGGAAAGGCCAACGAAAGCTGAGCTGCGCAAGGCGCTCGACTATCTTGAATCCGCCAATCTTTTCGCTCCTGATACGTATAAATACGTATTCAGCATGGGAGCGCTCAACAACACCCTGGGACGCTGGGAAGAAGCGTCTCGCTGGCTGGAAAAGGCCCGGTCACTGGCATCAACTGACCAGCAGCGACACTATATTCAGACCGAATTCGAATACTGCCAGGTTCAGCTGGCCAAGCTGAGGGTGAGCCGTTGGGCCAGTCCCGGCGTGTCGATCAGCTTTATCATGAAACGTGGTACCGTTGAAATGGATCAGAGCAACATCGACAAACTCCCGCAGCGGCTGCCGGTTATCAGTATTGGGGATTCGTCGCGCCCTCTGGAAGGCACCCTCAGGCGCATGCTGCGTGGAATGGACGTCAAAATGGTGGGCAAAGATGTGTTCCTGGTCGTTGGAGTGGAAGATGACATCTCCCCGGAAGTCCATTATGAAAGAGGTATTAAAGATTTTTATAACTATTTTCGGAACCAGTATTTTGAGGACCTGCCCCGTCGTCTGCTTGTCGTCCTGATTTCCTCCAGGCCCCATGTGCTGGTAGAGGCGACAAGAAAACTGTATCCTCAGGTCGGTCTTCCGCTCTACGCTCCATTTCTTGGTTATTACAACCCTGCCGATAATCTGATCATGACCACGGGAGGACGTACCGGATACGGCACCCTGCTGCATGAAATGATCCATGCGTTGATAGAGGCCGATTTTCCCCAGGCTCCGCCGTGGCTCAATGAAGGTCTTGCCAGCCTTTATGAGCGGACACAATGGACTTCTGCCCGACTCAACACTCTGCCTAACTGGCGAATGGACAGGATGCGTGAAGATAACATACCATCGCTCCAGGTACTGGCCGGAAAAGCCAAAGAAATAGGGCTCCATTCCAATGAAATCGCTGAAATTCGTCTCCTGCTCCTGTTTCTGGATCAGCGACAGCTGGTCGATGATCTGTACCGGATGGCGAAAGAGAAAGGATCCTCTTTTTCGCTGGAGGAAGCACTTTCTGCATTGGGGGTGAACGAGGAGGATTGGCGGCTTTTTGTGAAGAACACGTTTCGTGACTACAGTGTTGCGCAGGACCGCGGAGCACTCAGCAATCCCGATGAAGTCCGGTTTTTCCAGCAGGCGCTGAATCAGGTCCTGGGCGCAAATCTCAAGGTCGACGGGATCTGGGGTCCGTCATCCCGGGAAAAGCTGGTCGAATTCCAGACAATGGCTCAGCTCGAGCCGGACGGCATCCCCGGTCCCAGGACCATGGCAGAGCTGAAAAGACGATACACGCTCACCCAGGTGAAGCAGCTGGAAGAAGCATCCAATGTCCAGGTTATTCCTTGA
- a CDS encoding DsrE family protein yields the protein MKLGIIISSNDPETVWNAFRFGVFSVKQGSEVKVFLTAKGVESENLDTDQFKVTEQMAALVNGGGEIYACGTCLKLRQLPGSDTCPLSNMKKMYDIVRESDRIVTF from the coding sequence ATGAAACTTGGAATCATCATCAGCTCCAACGATCCGGAAACGGTCTGGAACGCCTTTCGTTTCGGGGTATTTTCCGTAAAGCAGGGGAGCGAAGTTAAAGTATTTCTAACCGCCAAAGGAGTTGAAAGTGAAAATCTTGATACCGACCAGTTCAAGGTGACAGAACAGATGGCAGCCCTGGTCAACGGCGGCGGAGAGATATACGCCTGCGGTACCTGCCTCAAGCTCAGACAATTACCGGGCAGTGACACCTGTCCTCTCTCCAACATGAAAAAGATGTACGATATCGTCAGAGAAAGTGACCGGATCGTAACCTTCTGA
- the tsoA gene encoding LULAXC motif selenoprotein TsoA, whose protein sequence is MEELQKIIAQMEPDKALAALAEAAKQILAHLDEQARVDFVVSMIGESGSDKVASLVDLULAECMDEGVDPTHMCQSLVEKVALSKQLRAVTEPDILPLFEDWLDELERELRDLVMATGSADPQRIARELGLSDNGVSFLLTKLRREEKIS, encoded by the coding sequence ATGGAAGAATTGCAAAAAATTATCGCCCAAATGGAGCCGGATAAGGCCCTGGCCGCGCTTGCCGAAGCAGCAAAACAAATACTGGCCCACCTGGATGAACAGGCCAGGGTCGATTTCGTGGTCAGCATGATCGGCGAATCAGGCAGTGACAAGGTCGCAAGCCTGGTTGACCTCTGACTTGCCGAATGCATGGACGAAGGTGTCGATCCAACACACATGTGCCAGAGCCTGGTTGAAAAAGTAGCACTGTCGAAACAACTGCGGGCGGTAACTGAACCTGACATCCTGCCCCTGTTCGAGGATTGGCTTGACGAGCTGGAACGGGAACTCCGTGATCTCGTCATGGCCACCGGCTCTGCCGATCCCCAGCGGATTGCACGGGAGCTTGGTCTGAGCGACAACGGCGTATCCTTTCTGCTCACCAAACTCCGGCGGGAGGAGAAAATATCCTGA
- the ftsH gene encoding ATP-dependent zinc metalloprotease FtsH, with translation MNTFYKNLSMWLVIGLTMILLFNLFNKPQGQQTAMTYSEFWSSVENGAINKVTIQGEKIYGIGSNGRPFVTVVPPDLELIPMLRKSGVDITVKEPERESLWMSIFISWFPMLLLIGVWIFFMRQMQMGGKGGALSFGKTRAKLQGEGEVNVTFKDVAGIDEAKEELEEIIDFLRDPQKFTKLGGRIPKGVLLAGPPGTGKTLLAKAIAGEAGVPFFTISGSDFVEMFVGVGASRVRDLFNQGKKHAPCIIFIDEIDAVGRHRGAGLGGGHDEREQTLNQLLVEMDGFEANEGVIIIAATNRPDVLDPALLRPGRFDRQVVVPIPDIKGREKILEIYGRKTKMAANVDFAVIARGTPGFSGADLENLINEAALMAARAGEEEITLERLEQAKDKIMMGAERKSMIISEKEKEVTAYHEAGHALVARLLPDTDPIHKVTIIPRGRALGLTMQLPLDEKYTHSKKYLLNSIAILFGGRMAEKLVFDEITTGAGNDLERATELARKMVCEWGMSDELGPLTYGKKEEQIFLGREIAQHRDYSESTAQKIDDAVKKIILDASSKVELLLQENLDILKAVARELLEKETIILEDIDRIINEMRPSEEQMSESGTEEPGPQPAQPSGESAEPVQTAEVREDRESEDSEQDTSRGEEPRITGDATV, from the coding sequence TTGAATACTTTCTATAAAAATCTGAGTATGTGGCTGGTGATTGGTCTGACCATGATCCTGCTTTTCAACCTGTTCAACAAACCGCAGGGTCAGCAGACGGCCATGACCTATTCCGAGTTCTGGTCCAGCGTGGAAAACGGGGCCATCAACAAGGTCACCATTCAGGGAGAGAAGATCTACGGCATCGGTAGCAATGGCCGGCCCTTTGTCACCGTGGTGCCGCCGGATCTCGAACTGATTCCCATGCTGCGCAAATCCGGTGTGGATATCACGGTCAAGGAACCGGAACGGGAATCGCTGTGGATGTCTATCTTCATCTCCTGGTTTCCCATGCTGTTGCTTATCGGCGTGTGGATCTTCTTCATGCGCCAGATGCAGATGGGGGGCAAGGGCGGTGCCCTGTCCTTTGGCAAGACCCGGGCCAAGCTGCAGGGTGAAGGAGAGGTCAATGTCACCTTCAAGGATGTGGCCGGTATTGATGAGGCCAAGGAAGAGCTTGAAGAAATTATCGATTTCCTGAGGGATCCGCAGAAGTTCACCAAACTTGGTGGACGCATTCCAAAGGGTGTTTTGCTTGCCGGACCTCCAGGTACCGGTAAGACACTCCTGGCCAAGGCCATTGCCGGCGAGGCCGGGGTACCGTTTTTTACCATTTCGGGCTCTGACTTTGTCGAGATGTTCGTCGGTGTCGGTGCCTCCCGGGTCCGTGACCTGTTCAACCAGGGCAAGAAACACGCTCCCTGCATCATCTTCATCGATGAGATCGACGCGGTGGGACGGCACCGGGGTGCGGGTCTTGGCGGTGGTCATGATGAACGCGAGCAGACTCTGAACCAGTTACTGGTTGAAATGGACGGTTTCGAGGCCAACGAGGGGGTCATTATCATCGCGGCCACCAACCGGCCCGACGTCCTTGATCCGGCTCTGCTGCGGCCCGGTCGTTTTGACCGCCAGGTGGTCGTGCCAATTCCTGACATCAAGGGGCGGGAAAAGATCCTCGAGATCTACGGCCGCAAGACCAAGATGGCCGCCAATGTCGACTTTGCCGTCATTGCCCGGGGCACGCCCGGGTTTTCCGGCGCTGATCTGGAAAACCTGATCAACGAGGCAGCGCTCATGGCTGCCCGTGCCGGCGAGGAAGAGATCACTTTAGAGCGGCTCGAGCAGGCCAAGGACAAGATCATGATGGGCGCTGAGCGCAAGTCCATGATCATCAGTGAAAAGGAGAAAGAGGTCACGGCCTATCACGAGGCCGGTCATGCGCTGGTAGCCCGGCTGCTGCCGGATACCGATCCCATCCACAAGGTGACCATTATTCCGCGGGGCAGGGCGCTTGGTCTGACCATGCAGCTTCCGCTGGATGAGAAGTATACCCATTCGAAAAAATACCTGCTCAACTCCATTGCCATTCTCTTTGGTGGCCGGATGGCTGAAAAACTGGTGTTTGATGAAATTACCACCGGGGCCGGCAATGACCTGGAACGTGCCACCGAGCTGGCAAGGAAGATGGTCTGCGAGTGGGGTATGAGCGATGAGCTTGGCCCCCTGACCTACGGCAAGAAGGAGGAGCAGATCTTTCTGGGCCGTGAGATAGCCCAGCACCGGGATTACTCTGAATCCACCGCCCAGAAGATCGACGATGCGGTCAAGAAAATCATCCTCGATGCCAGTTCCAAGGTGGAACTGCTGCTCCAGGAAAATCTCGATATCCTTAAGGCAGTGGCCAGGGAGCTTTTGGAAAAAGAGACCATCATACTTGAGGACATCGACCGGATCATCAATGAGATGCGACCGTCCGAAGAGCAAATGTCGGAATCCGGGACAGAAGAACCTGGTCCGCAGCCGGCCCAGCCTTCCGGTGAATCCGCCGAGCCGGTGCAGACCGCCGAGGTACGTGAGGACCGGGAATCGGAAGACAGCGAGCAGGACACCTCCCGGGGCGAGGAACCCAGGATCACCGGGGACGCCACAGTCTGA
- a CDS encoding NAD(P)/FAD-dependent oxidoreductase: MRKKIVVLGGSFGGLTAALEIKRLLKDRADVTLISNDRDFVFLPSLPWLIMGSRRARDITLKVEDILKPRAITFIHATVTGVDPDSLTVYTDQDNYHYDYLVISTGPHLSCDEIPGLGPEGGHTHCTFSLKHAEKSRVAWARLLSEPGPVVVGSTQMASCFGPYYELAFEMDYELRKRKMRHKVPLVYLTSEPYVGHMGVGGLGKSRRFLEDEFAERDIKAVTNQSVDEIIPDEIRLASGITLPFKLAMLAPPFKGVAGVAGLGNPRGFIPADDHYRHPEHQNIYTIGVAMALAPAEPTPVPTGVPKTGFMTVKMAKAAAVNIVADIDNQPPVASKSLDIICLMDMGKTAALMVADPVLPPRQKSHLKEARWAKWAKIRFEKYFLWKMRHGYSRLP; this comes from the coding sequence ATGAGAAAAAAGATCGTTGTCCTGGGCGGTTCCTTTGGCGGACTTACCGCGGCCCTTGAAATCAAACGGCTGCTCAAGGATCGGGCCGATGTCACCCTGATCAGCAATGACCGTGATTTTGTCTTTCTGCCTTCGCTGCCCTGGCTGATCATGGGCAGCCGCCGGGCCCGGGACATTACCTTAAAGGTTGAAGACATTCTGAAACCGCGGGCAATTACCTTTATCCATGCCACGGTGACCGGAGTCGACCCGGATTCGCTCACCGTATACACAGACCAGGACAATTATCATTATGATTACCTGGTTATTTCCACAGGGCCGCATCTTTCCTGCGATGAAATACCCGGCCTGGGACCTGAAGGCGGCCACACGCACTGCACCTTCAGCCTGAAACATGCCGAGAAGAGCCGAGTTGCCTGGGCCAGACTGCTGTCTGAGCCTGGTCCGGTGGTGGTGGGATCAACACAGATGGCCAGCTGTTTCGGTCCCTATTACGAGCTCGCCTTTGAAATGGATTACGAGCTGCGCAAGAGGAAGATGCGCCACAAGGTCCCCCTTGTCTATCTCACTTCAGAACCATACGTTGGCCATATGGGGGTTGGAGGCCTGGGCAAGTCTCGCCGGTTTCTGGAAGATGAGTTTGCAGAACGTGACATCAAGGCTGTCACCAACCAGTCGGTGGACGAGATCATCCCGGATGAAATCCGCCTTGCCAGCGGCATCACCCTGCCCTTTAAACTGGCCATGCTGGCCCCGCCCTTCAAGGGCGTGGCCGGAGTGGCCGGCCTTGGCAACCCGCGCGGATTTATCCCGGCCGACGACCATTACCGACATCCCGAACATCAAAACATCTACACCATCGGGGTGGCCATGGCCCTGGCCCCGGCCGAGCCGACCCCGGTACCCACAGGAGTGCCGAAGACCGGATTCATGACCGTGAAGATGGCCAAGGCAGCGGCCGTCAATATCGTGGCCGATATCGACAACCAGCCACCGGTGGCAAGCAAGTCTCTGGATATCATCTGCCTGATGGACATGGGTAAAACCGCCGCCCTGATGGTAGCTGATCCGGTCCTGCCGCCCCGCCAGAAATCACACCTCAAGGAGGCCAGGTGGGCGAAATGGGCCAAGATCAGATTTGAAAAATATTTCCTGTGGAAAATGCGGCATGGCTACAGCCGCTTACCATGA
- a CDS encoding BTAD domain-containing putative transcriptional regulator, whose amino-acid sequence MDFCRLAEALRPMVAGRDEFRLPPRIHFLRESLKEEPSLQIYDQLYVTFLFIDDLEGAYGCVGAAIGAIWASGRDFRLYELWMCRADFLLRRIREVSSLAVASLLGYMALAELTGQGNLDLAVMPYTVQQHWAEKSESVSLRLLHASTAAFCSFWSGDLTNAEFLLSENLALSELLEASSLSTLLFHSCLGLCRVIKGESSEGLAMLAGVVKHGAMARFPLSITLHLYTNYLYGLCLEGDLVMIQEVADFIMDKTILPCNYYHLACMHFCLAIAALRLGTPRKALLHAEAALQRGRMSNSQLIAPIAALIRGQALADLEENAQAMDHFNRWLPRWQDRGFTLFASTAFLELAMIHVRLGNRPLAAGYFERAGAVLPKGESLLALYRGRKFIEKIERGLYAPLPPGAVSPAPVQGPPIRIQMLGGFRVTINGQEVYDRMWKGRRSKELLWAIIALGGTKVSQEKLALLLWPDSDGDRALNNLKMALSRLRKVATPGLEEGTTWLAVKHKRVSLVSALCRVDSLAFVQAMKRPGKENCRELQQVLCSYRDEFLPDQEEWWIVDCRKKLRALFVRGALQLAGNGTGDKDVVLALLEQACHADPLHETVYASLMEQYMEAGYPVYALNIFRRAEKVISAQTGRQPGPKLHALARKAKKIIS is encoded by the coding sequence ATGGATTTTTGCCGCCTGGCCGAGGCATTGCGGCCGATGGTGGCCGGCAGGGACGAGTTTCGTTTGCCGCCCAGAATCCATTTTCTTCGGGAATCCCTGAAGGAAGAACCTTCCCTGCAGATATATGACCAACTGTATGTCACGTTTCTGTTCATTGATGACCTGGAAGGAGCCTATGGTTGTGTCGGCGCCGCCATAGGTGCGATCTGGGCGAGCGGCCGGGATTTTCGTCTCTACGAGCTCTGGATGTGCCGGGCCGACTTCCTGCTCAGGAGGATCCGCGAGGTGTCCTCGCTGGCCGTTGCCTCGCTGCTGGGTTACATGGCCCTGGCGGAACTCACCGGCCAGGGTAATCTCGACCTGGCGGTCATGCCCTATACGGTGCAGCAGCACTGGGCCGAAAAATCCGAATCCGTCTCACTGCGTCTGCTCCATGCCTCCACCGCTGCATTCTGCTCCTTCTGGTCCGGAGACCTGACCAACGCCGAGTTTCTTTTAAGCGAAAATCTCGCCCTGAGCGAGCTTCTGGAGGCATCCTCCCTGTCCACCCTTCTCTTTCACTCCTGTCTCGGACTCTGTCGGGTGATCAAGGGAGAGAGCAGCGAGGGATTGGCCATGCTGGCCGGAGTGGTGAAGCATGGCGCCATGGCCCGCTTTCCCCTTTCCATAACCCTGCACCTGTACACCAACTACCTGTATGGGCTCTGCCTGGAAGGGGACCTGGTCATGATCCAGGAAGTTGCTGATTTTATAATGGATAAAACCATTCTGCCCTGCAACTACTATCACCTTGCCTGCATGCATTTCTGCCTGGCTATCGCCGCCCTCCGCCTGGGTACGCCGCGCAAGGCCCTGCTCCATGCCGAGGCTGCCCTCCAGCGGGGCAGGATGAGCAACAGTCAGCTCATTGCGCCCATTGCCGCCCTGATCCGTGGCCAGGCCCTGGCTGACCTGGAGGAAAATGCCCAGGCCATGGACCATTTCAACCGCTGGCTTCCCAGATGGCAGGACCGGGGATTTACCCTGTTCGCATCCACCGCTTTTCTGGAACTGGCAATGATCCATGTTCGGCTTGGAAATCGTCCCCTGGCAGCCGGATATTTTGAGAGGGCCGGCGCTGTTCTGCCAAAAGGTGAATCGCTGCTGGCCCTGTATAGGGGGCGCAAATTCATCGAAAAGATAGAACGGGGGCTGTATGCTCCCCTTCCTCCCGGAGCTGTATCTCCCGCACCGGTCCAGGGTCCACCGATACGAATCCAGATGCTGGGCGGTTTCCGGGTTACGATCAATGGCCAGGAAGTGTACGACAGGATGTGGAAGGGCCGTCGTTCAAAGGAGTTGCTCTGGGCCATCATCGCCCTGGGCGGGACCAAGGTTTCCCAGGAAAAACTCGCCCTCCTGCTCTGGCCTGACAGTGATGGCGACCGGGCCCTGAACAACCTTAAGATGGCCCTGTCCAGGCTGCGCAAGGTGGCCACCCCCGGCCTGGAGGAGGGAACGACATGGCTGGCTGTCAAGCACAAACGGGTTTCCCTGGTCAGCGCCCTTTGCCGGGTGGATTCCCTGGCATTTGTTCAGGCAATGAAGAGGCCGGGGAAGGAGAACTGTCGTGAACTCCAGCAGGTTCTCTGCTCCTACCGGGATGAATTTTTACCAGACCAGGAAGAGTGGTGGATCGTTGACTGCCGCAAAAAACTGCGCGCACTTTTTGTAAGGGGCGCTCTCCAACTGGCCGGAAACGGGACCGGCGATAAAGATGTGGTGCTGGCCCTGCTCGAGCAGGCTTGCCATGCCGATCCTCTCCATGAAACCGTTTATGCCTCCCTGATGGAACAGTACATGGAGGCCGGTTATCCGGTCTATGCCCTGAACATTTTCCGCCGGGCTGAAAAAGTTATCTCCGCTCAAACCGGCCGGCAGCCTGGCCCCAAACTCCACGCCCTTGCCAGGAAGGCAAAAAAGATAATATCGTAA
- the tsoR gene encoding ArsR/SmtB-type metalloregulator TsoR yields MRGEKNLFVQSSEDDLHAAAFLAKSLADENRLRILLAVSGEKKAVSRIVEELGISQPLVSHHLKELKRALLVTVERKGPFVYYQVADKSVLEIIAGLKDLAARLLEQRTRF; encoded by the coding sequence TTGCGTGGGGAGAAAAACCTTTTTGTTCAATCATCGGAAGACGACCTGCATGCCGCAGCCTTTCTGGCCAAAAGCCTGGCCGACGAAAACCGGCTCCGGATTCTGCTGGCGGTCAGCGGAGAAAAGAAAGCGGTTTCCCGCATTGTCGAGGAACTGGGCATCTCCCAGCCTCTTGTCTCTCACCACCTGAAGGAATTGAAACGGGCCTTGCTGGTTACAGTTGAGCGAAAAGGCCCCTTTGTCTATTACCAGGTCGCAGACAAGAGCGTCCTTGAAATTATTGCCGGGCTTAAGGACCTGGCAGCCCGCCTGCTGGAGCAGCGAACACGTTTTTAG
- a CDS encoding superoxide dismutase: MTIMLPDLPYKKDALEPHISSRTLDFHHGKHHNAYVTNLNKLIEGTELASETLEDIIKKTVNDATNAGVFNNAAQVWNHTFYWQSMKPDGGGLPTGDIAEKIDTDFGSYDNFIEQLKNAGLTQFGSGWAWLVIKNGKLEIMKTSNADTPIAHGVKPLLTVDVWEHAYYLDYQNRRGDYLDVFLKNLINWEFADSHLV; the protein is encoded by the coding sequence ATGACTATTATGCTACCTGACCTGCCGTACAAAAAAGATGCTCTTGAACCTCACATCAGCTCGAGGACCTTGGATTTTCATCATGGAAAACACCACAATGCGTATGTTACCAACTTAAACAAGCTGATCGAGGGAACTGAACTGGCCAGTGAGACCCTGGAGGATATCATCAAGAAGACAGTAAATGATGCTACCAACGCAGGGGTTTTTAACAATGCTGCTCAGGTTTGGAACCATACATTTTACTGGCAGTCCATGAAGCCAGATGGTGGGGGATTGCCAACTGGTGACATCGCAGAGAAGATCGACACCGATTTCGGAAGCTATGACAACTTTATTGAACAGTTGAAGAATGCCGGCCTCACACAGTTCGGCAGCGGTTGGGCATGGCTGGTGATAAAAAATGGCAAGCTCGAGATTATGAAGACATCAAATGCTGATACCCCGATAGCTCACGGGGTGAAGCCGTTACTGACAGTGGATGTCTGGGAGCATGCGTATTACCTTGACTATCAAAACAGGCGTGGCGACTATCTTGATGTATTCTTAAAGAATCTCATAAACTGGGAGTTTGCCGACTCTCATCTCGTCTAG